In Gemmatimonadales bacterium, the sequence CGCCATCTGCCGCGAGCATGGCGTCTGGCTGCACGTCGACGCGGCGTACGCAGGCTCGGCGGCCATCGTGCCGGAGCTGCGCGGCATTCTGGATGGCATCGAGCTGGCCGACAGCCTGGTGATGAATCCGCACAAGTGGCTGCTGGTGAACTTCGATTGCAGCGTCTACTTCGTGCGGGACATCGACGCGCTGCTGCGGGTGTTCGCGCTCACCCCCGAGTACCTCACGACCGCGCGCGACGCCGAGGTGGTCAACTTTCGCGACTGGGGAATCCAGCTCGGCCGGCGCTTCCGCGCGCTCAAGCTCTGGTTCGTGCTGCGGAGCTACGGGGTCGAGGGACTTCGCGAGATGATCCGCCGGCACGTGGCGCTGGCGCGCGAATTTGCCGGCTGGGTTGAAGTGGCGCCGGACTTCGAGTTGCTCGCGCCGGTGCCGCTCGGGCTCGTATGCTTCCGGCACCGGCCGCCCGACCTCCCGCCGGACGACCCGCGAGTCGATGGGCTGAACCGCGAGCTCCTCGCCCGGGTCAACGCGAGCGGCCGCGTCTTTCTCACGCACACGACTCTTGGCGGACGCTACGCGATCCGCCTCGCGGTGGGCCAGCGCTGCACGGAGCGGGCGAACGTCGTCGAAGCGTGGGAGCTGATCAGGGCGGCTCGAACGTGAAGGCGGCCGTAAGGTCATTCGCGGCGGCATCCCGGCTTCCAAGCGGCGCGAGGTGCCACCGCCGCTCGATCAGCGCGAGAATCGAGGTGGTGTCGTAGCGCGTGTGGTCGACGAAGCCCTTCCGCGCAAAGGGCGAGATCACGAGCGCCGGCACCCGCGTGCCGGGACCCCAGCGATCCACGCGCGGCGGGGGCACGTGATCCCAGAACCCACCGTTCTCGTCATAGGTAAGGACGATCGCGGTGTGCGCCCATTGGGGGCCGTCGCGCACGGCGTCGATCAACTCCTCCACGTGCTTCTCGCCGTCCAGCACATCCGCGTACCCTGGGTGCTCGGTCAGCCCGCCAAGCGGCTTCACGAATGCGACCGCCGGCAGCGATCCTACCCGGGCGGCGGCCAGGAACTCCGATTCATCCTTGAGGTGCGCGGCCCGGGCCGGCGTGCCGTCCGCATAGCGGGCGAAGTATGCGAACGGCTGATGGTGAAACTGGAAGAGCGGGTCGGGATGTCCGGCGAGCGCGTCGTTCCAGCCGCCAGAGTACCACGCCCAAGACACGCCCGCGTCGGACAGGCGGTCGCCGATCGTGGCGAAGGTCTGGTTGGGCACGAGGCGTTCCGGGTCCGCTCCCGGCGGGTGGGGCTGGTTCACCGTGTACGCCGTGTTGACGACGTAGCCATCGGGCGTGATGGGCCCATCGTGGTCCGGCAGCGGCAGGGCGTCCGGGCCCAACTGGGCCACGGCATCCGGCGGCGCGTTCGGAAACACGGGTGTGCGCGCCGCGATGAGCCAGATGTGATTGAGGAACGAGCCGCCGAACGCCGCGTGGAAGAAGTTGTCGCAGAGGGTGTAGCGCGCCGCCTCGGCCGCGAGCGGCAGGTTGGCCGTATGGTAGAAGCCCATGACGAGCCCGCCCGCGCCGCTCACTGCCGCGAACTTGTCCATCGCCCCGCCGTCGATCTGCACCTGCTCCTCATAGAAGCGGTGGATCATGTCCGGCGTCTTGAGCGTGGCGCCGACGAACTGCTCGATGCTGAACGGCGCGTTCGGGAGGTCGTTGGGGAACGCGCCGCCCGGGACCGGCGGAAGGGCCGCGAACGGGGTTCCGCTCAGATCCACCTGCGTGGCGGCGTCGCCCGCCGAGGCGAGGCCCTCCGCGCCGGCGAACTCGCCGTAGAGATTGTCGAAGCTGTGGTTCTCGAGGTAGATGACGACGACGTGGTCGATCGCGTCGATACCCGGCGCCGGCGGCTTTCCCGGCGGCGGCGTCAGTTGGTCCCCACCGCACGCGCCGAGCGCAAGCGCGAGCCAGAGGCCCGCAACACGGATCAGCGGGCGATGCCGGCGGCGCACGTCGATGCGGTCCACAGTTCCTCCCACGGTGCCATGACTCGGCCGATCACCGCAGCAATGCCACCGCTCCGATGATAAGCGCGCCGCCCAGCCATTGCAGGCCGGTCAGGACTTCGCCCAGGAGGAGCCAGCTCGTGAGCGCGGCTGCCAGCGGCTCCAGCGTGAATATCACCGCCGTGACGGCGGGGCTTACGACGGCCTGCGCGGCGAGCTGGCCATAGAACGTAGTTGCCGCGATGAGGGCAAGCGCGAGCAACGCGGCCGCGGCAGGCCACCCGGGCACCAAACGAACGTGCTCGACCCATGGGGCCGCGGCGAGCGAGAGTACGCCCGCGGCCGTGAGCTCGAGCGCAACCAGTCGGCCCGGGCGGCCAAGCCGGGTGTACCGGCCCGCTGCGTCAATCTGCAGGGCGAAGAGCGCCGCGCACCCGAAGGTGAGCAGATCGCCGCGGTTGAGTCCCCCGCCACCGCCCGGATGGGTAAGGAGCCAGATGCCCACGGCCGTCACCCCGATGGCAGCCACCGTGCCCGCGCTCGGACGGCGGCGGTGCAGCAGGAACTCCGCGACCGGCACGAGCGGCGTGCTCAGGCCGGTGATGAACGCCGAGCGGCTCGGCGTGGTGTATTCGAGCCCCACCGTCTGAAACACGAAGCCGCCCCAGAAAAAGAGACCCAGCACGAGGCCGCCCTCGAGCTCGGAGCGGGTGAGGCCGCGGAGCCAGGCCACGACGAACAACGCCGCGAGCAGGAACCGGAACGCGAGCAGCAGCAGCGGGGAGACGAGCGTGAGCGTCGCCTTGATGAGCACGAACGACGCGCCCCAAATCACCGCGATGACGACGAGCCAGAGCACGCCCTGGCGTCGGGTCATCCGGCGAGCGCGGCGGCGGCAGGGCGGAGGAGCGGGCTCAGGTAGCGGCCGGTGTGCGACTCGGGGACGGCGGCGATGTCCTCGGGCGTGCCCTGGGCGACGACGCGGCCGCCGGCGTTGCCGGCCTCCGGGCCCAGGTCGATGACCCAGTCGGCGCGCTTGATCACGTCGAGGTGGTGCTCGATCACGAGCACCGTGTGGCCGGCATCGACCAGCCGGTCGAGGATCTGGATCAGCACCCGCACGTCGTCCAGGTGCAGGCCCGTGGTCGGCTCGTCGAGGATGTAGAGCTTGCGGCCCTCGCGCCGGGCCGAGCCGGCCAGCTCGCGGGCGATCTTGAGCCGCTGCGCTTCGCCGCCGGAGAGTGTGGTGGCGGGCTGACCCAGGCGCAGATAACCGAGGCCGACTTGCTGCAGGTGCCAGAGCGCGGTGCCCAGCTTAGGCTGGTGGTGGAAGCGCGCGACCGCCTCGTCCACGGTCCACTTGAGGACGTCGTGGATCGAATGGCCCTGAATGCGCACGTCCAGCACCTCGCGCTTGTAGCGGCTGCCGCCGCAGACCTCGCAGGGCACGAAGACATCGGCGAGGAACACCATCTCGACCTGCACATGCCCCGCGCCCTCGCATGCCTCGCATCGGCCGCCGGGCAGGTTGAACGAGAAGGTGGCGGCGGTGTACTTCCGCTGCCGGGCGAGCGGTTGCTGCGCGAACAGCTCGCGGATCTCGTCGAACGCCTTCACGTACGTCACGGGGTTCGAGCGGGGCGAGCGGCCGATGGGCGACTGGTCGATGAGCACCACGTCCTCGAGCGACTCCCAACCGGTGAGCGCGCTCACGCTGCCCACTACCTCGCCCAGGTGCGATTTGGCGGAGTGTCCGCCGCGGAGCCGCGCCTCGAGATTGCGGTAAAGCACGTCGTACACCAGCGTGCTCTTGCCGGAGCCCGACACGCCGGTCACCGCCGTAAGAGTTCCGAGCGGAATGTCGACGTCCACCCCGTCCAGATTGTGCAGTGAGGCGCGGCGCACCCGCATCCACTGCGGTCCAGCGGGCCGCCGGGCGCTCGGCACCGCGATCCGCTTCTGCCCGGTGAGATACTGCCCGGTGAGCGACGCGCCCGCGCCGGCGACTGGGCCGGCGTGCACTACCCGCCCGCCGTGCTCGCCCGACCCCGGACCGAGCTCGAGCATGAAGTCGGCCTGGCGGATGGCGGCGAGATCGTGCTCGACCACGACGACGGTGTTGCCGGCGTCGCGCAGCCGATGGAGCAGCGAGAGCAGCCGATCGGTGTCGCGCGGGTGCAGGCCGATCGATGGCTCGTCCAGCACGTAGAGCGCGTCCACCAGCCGGGAGCCCAGCGCATTGGCGAGAGCGATGCGCTGGGCTTCGCCGCCCGAAAGCGTGCGCGTCTGCCGGTCGAGCGAGAGATAGCCCAGGCCAACGTCGCGCAGGAAGCCGAGGCGCGCGTCGAGCTGCTCGGTGATGAGGTGCGCCACGTCGCGCTCGTACGCCGTGAGCTCAAGCCCATGGAGCCAGTCGTGGATCGCCTCGATGGGGCGCCCGGCCACGTCCGCGATGGTGGCGCCAGCGAGCCGCACGGAGCGCGCGTCGGCGTTGAGCCGGGTGCCGTCGCATTCGGCGCAGGGGCGGGCGAGCTGGTACTGGCGCAGGAAGACCCGGATGTACTGCTTGTAGCGCTTCTCCTCTAGGCCCTTGAGGAAGGGAAAGATGCCGACGTAGCGGCCCTTCCTGCCGTAGAGCAGCTCGCGCCGCTCGGCGGCCTTGAGCTTGGACCACGGCGTGTCGGGCGAGATGCCGAGGTCGCGGGCGCGCTCGAGCAGCAGGCGGCGGCGGCTTTCGTAGCGTGGCTTGGTCCAGGGGTCGATGGCGCCCCCCGCAAGGCTCCGGCGGGGATCGGGCACCACCAGCGATTCGTCGTACTCCAGCGTGGCGCCAAAGCCGTTGCACGCCGCGCAGGCGCCCCGCGGATTGTTGAACGAGAAGAGGGCCGGGGTGATCACGGCCCCCGGCGTGTCGCAGGCGCTGCACGCAGGATATTCCGTGAAGCGCAGCCGCTCGTCCGCGAAGAGCACCAGCGCCACGCCTTCGCCCTCGGCAAAGGCGGTGGCGAGCGCCTCGACGATGCGCGACTCGGCGGCCGGCTCGGCGGTGAGCCGGTCTACGACGACGAGCAGCTCGCTTGCCTGGGTGAGGTCGAGCCCGGCGGGCAGCTCGTCCAGGTGATATGTCTGCCCGTCGGTGACGATGCGCACGAATCCCAAGGCGCGAAGGTTTTCGACGACCGCGGCATGGGTCGTCCGGGCGCTCTGGGGCAGCGGAAAGCTCACCTGCAAGCGCCCGGCGCGCTTCAGGATCTCCGCCGCCGCCGACTCCGGCGTATCCCGCCGCACCGGCGCCCCGCACGCGCGGCAGAACGGCCGGCCGAGCCGAGCCCAGAGGAGGCGCAGATAGTCGTAGACCTCGGTGGCCGTACCGACGGTGGAGCGGCTGGAGACGGTCGGGTTCCGCTGCTCGATCGCCACCGCGGGCGCCAGACCCTCGAGGCGGTCCACATCGGGCTTGGGCATCCGGTCCAGGAACTGCTTCGCGTAGGTCGAGAGCGACTCGATGTAGCGCCGCTGCCCCTCGGCATAGAGGGTGTCGAACGCGAGCGAAGACTTGCCCGACCCGGACGGCCCCGTGATGACGATGAGCGAGCGCTGCGGG encodes:
- the acpA gene encoding acid phosphatase, which gives rise to MDRIDVRRRHRPLIRVAGLWLALALGACGGDQLTPPPGKPPAPGIDAIDHVVVIYLENHSFDNLYGEFAGAEGLASAGDAATQVDLSGTPFAALPPVPGGAFPNDLPNAPFSIEQFVGATLKTPDMIHRFYEEQVQIDGGAMDKFAAVSGAGGLVMGFYHTANLPLAAEAARYTLCDNFFHAAFGGSFLNHIWLIAARTPVFPNAPPDAVAQLGPDALPLPDHDGPITPDGYVVNTAYTVNQPHPPGADPERLVPNQTFATIGDRLSDAGVSWAWYSGGWNDALAGHPDPLFQFHHQPFAYFARYADGTPARAAHLKDESEFLAAARVGSLPAVAFVKPLGGLTEHPGYADVLDGEKHVEELIDAVRDGPQWAHTAIVLTYDENGGFWDHVPPPRVDRWGPGTRVPALVISPFARKGFVDHTRYDTTSILALIERRWHLAPLGSRDAAANDLTAAFTFEPP
- a CDS encoding DMT family transporter; the encoded protein is MTRRQGVLWLVVIAVIWGASFVLIKATLTLVSPLLLLAFRFLLAALFVVAWLRGLTRSELEGGLVLGLFFWGGFVFQTVGLEYTTPSRSAFITGLSTPLVPVAEFLLHRRRPSAGTVAAIGVTAVGIWLLTHPGGGGGLNRGDLLTFGCAALFALQIDAAGRYTRLGRPGRLVALELTAAGVLSLAAAPWVEHVRLVPGWPAAAALLALALIAATTFYGQLAAQAVVSPAVTAVIFTLEPLAAALTSWLLLGEVLTGLQWLGGALIIGAVALLR
- the uvrA gene encoding excinuclease ABC subunit UvrA, whose product is MLRIVNARQHNLRGITVDLPQRSLIVITGPSGSGKSSLAFDTLYAEGQRRYIESLSTYAKQFLDRMPKPDVDRLEGLAPAVAIEQRNPTVSSRSTVGTATEVYDYLRLLWARLGRPFCRACGAPVRRDTPESAAAEILKRAGRLQVSFPLPQSARTTHAAVVENLRALGFVRIVTDGQTYHLDELPAGLDLTQASELLVVVDRLTAEPAAESRIVEALATAFAEGEGVALVLFADERLRFTEYPACSACDTPGAVITPALFSFNNPRGACAACNGFGATLEYDESLVVPDPRRSLAGGAIDPWTKPRYESRRRLLLERARDLGISPDTPWSKLKAAERRELLYGRKGRYVGIFPFLKGLEEKRYKQYIRVFLRQYQLARPCAECDGTRLNADARSVRLAGATIADVAGRPIEAIHDWLHGLELTAYERDVAHLITEQLDARLGFLRDVGLGYLSLDRQTRTLSGGEAQRIALANALGSRLVDALYVLDEPSIGLHPRDTDRLLSLLHRLRDAGNTVVVVEHDLAAIRQADFMLELGPGSGEHGGRVVHAGPVAGAGASLTGQYLTGQKRIAVPSARRPAGPQWMRVRRASLHNLDGVDVDIPLGTLTAVTGVSGSGKSTLVYDVLYRNLEARLRGGHSAKSHLGEVVGSVSALTGWESLEDVVLIDQSPIGRSPRSNPVTYVKAFDEIRELFAQQPLARQRKYTAATFSFNLPGGRCEACEGAGHVQVEMVFLADVFVPCEVCGGSRYKREVLDVRIQGHSIHDVLKWTVDEAVARFHHQPKLGTALWHLQQVGLGYLRLGQPATTLSGGEAQRLKIARELAGSARREGRKLYILDEPTTGLHLDDVRVLIQILDRLVDAGHTVLVIEHHLDVIKRADWVIDLGPEAGNAGGRVVAQGTPEDIAAVPESHTGRYLSPLLRPAAAALAG